A region of Paenibacillus thiaminolyticus DNA encodes the following proteins:
- the cimA gene encoding citramalate synthase translates to MSTFVSIFDTTLRDGTQGEGISLSADDKIKIARKLDAFGVSYIEGGIPGSNGKDIEFFKRVKSYSWQAKLTAFGSTRRKMSLAEQDVSLNRIIEAGVPAATLVGKSWDFHVHTALETTLEENLSMISDSIAYLKRAQLEVMLDAEHFFDGYKHNPDYALAVLRTAEEAGADWVVMCDTNGGTLPHEIASIVRDVKSHVNIKLGIHTHNDCELAVANTLAAVEAGATQVQGTMNGYGERCGNANLCSIIPNLQLKMGYSCVSADQLSQLTSVSRYVSEIANVNMPVNQPYVGNAAFAHKGGIHVSAILKDSRTYEHIEPERVGNKQRVLVSELAGQSNVLSKAQQLGYELDASNPNTRAIIERIKELEHQGYQFEGADASLELLLRQATGTHEEPFTFASFKMLVEKSADRSVNSEAIVKLNVGNETVYMAAEGNGPVNALDNALRKALVRHYPFIEDMHLTDYKVRVLDENDTTAAKVRVLIESTDSHNTWSTVGVSSNVIEASWEALVDSIRYALIGKEKLELAPERREPLGLVNH, encoded by the coding sequence ATGTCGACATTCGTTTCCATTTTTGATACTACGCTGCGCGATGGCACCCAGGGCGAAGGAATCAGCCTGTCCGCGGATGATAAAATTAAAATTGCGCGAAAGCTGGACGCCTTCGGGGTGTCTTATATTGAAGGCGGCATTCCGGGCAGCAACGGCAAGGACATCGAGTTCTTCAAGCGGGTCAAGTCGTATTCCTGGCAAGCGAAGTTGACAGCCTTCGGCAGCACCCGCCGCAAAATGTCGCTGGCCGAGCAAGACGTGAGCCTGAACCGCATCATTGAAGCGGGCGTTCCCGCAGCGACGCTTGTGGGCAAATCCTGGGATTTCCACGTTCATACGGCGCTGGAGACGACGCTGGAAGAGAATCTGTCCATGATCTCGGACTCTATCGCCTACTTGAAGCGGGCCCAACTGGAAGTGATGCTCGATGCGGAGCATTTCTTCGACGGCTACAAACATAATCCCGACTACGCGCTGGCCGTGCTTCGTACCGCCGAGGAGGCAGGAGCCGACTGGGTCGTCATGTGCGATACGAACGGCGGAACGCTGCCGCACGAGATCGCCAGCATCGTCCGGGACGTCAAGAGCCATGTCAACATTAAGCTGGGCATCCATACGCATAACGATTGCGAATTGGCTGTCGCCAATACGCTGGCTGCCGTGGAAGCCGGGGCGACCCAGGTTCAAGGTACGATGAACGGCTACGGCGAGCGGTGCGGCAATGCCAATCTGTGCTCCATCATCCCGAATCTTCAATTGAAGATGGGATACTCGTGCGTCTCCGCAGATCAGCTTAGCCAATTGACGTCGGTCTCACGGTACGTCAGCGAGATCGCCAATGTCAACATGCCGGTTAACCAGCCTTACGTCGGCAACGCCGCCTTTGCTCATAAGGGAGGCATCCACGTATCGGCGATTTTGAAGGATTCGCGCACGTACGAGCATATAGAACCGGAACGGGTCGGCAACAAGCAGCGGGTGCTCGTCTCGGAGCTGGCTGGCCAGAGCAACGTATTGTCCAAGGCGCAGCAGCTCGGCTATGAGCTGGATGCCAGCAATCCGAATACGCGCGCCATTATCGAGCGCATCAAGGAGCTGGAGCATCAGGGATACCAATTCGAAGGCGCAGACGCCTCACTCGAATTGCTGCTCCGTCAGGCGACCGGGACACATGAGGAGCCGTTCACCTTTGCCTCCTTCAAAATGCTCGTCGAGAAATCGGCCGATCGCTCCGTCAATTCTGAAGCGATCGTGAAGCTGAATGTCGGCAATGAGACCGTGTACATGGCAGCCGAGGGCAACGGTCCGGTGAATGCGCTTGACAACGCGCTTCGCAAAGCGCTCGTCCGCCACTACCCTTTTATTGAAGATATGCATCTTACAGACTATAAAGTACGCGTACTGGACGAGAATGATACGACAGCCGCCAAGGTGCGGGTGCTCATCGAGTCGACCGATTCCCATAATACATGGAGCACGGTCGGCGTATCGAGCAACGTCATTGAAGCGAGCTGGGAGGCTCTCGTGGACAG